A region of Vigna radiata var. radiata cultivar VC1973A chromosome 6, Vradiata_ver6, whole genome shotgun sequence DNA encodes the following proteins:
- the LOC106764450 gene encoding uncharacterized protein LOC106764450 isoform X2 yields MAHTIFTQTITCIAVGTFGRFPASKIDHHIRFNSRIKHYRFSVPEKNLALRFQNDDRRKMNMVVYSSITPGSSNDPSLGSWKFWIIGTIFSILASFLRGKWGPLLQLKEKVETKIHEAHRVADIIEEVAEEVDKVAEEAVQHLPEGKFRHAVELVEKVAEDVDKRAERVEDTLEKVENVEKELDSLFTESTSHHESSATTTSEAKEQK; encoded by the exons ATGGCACATACAATCTTTACTCAGACGATTACTTGCATAGCCGTCGGGACATTCGGTAGATTTCCAGCTTCAAAAATTGATCATCACATTCGATTCAACTCCAGAATCAAACACTACCGCTTCTCAGTTCCAGAAAAGAACCTAGCTTTGAGATTTCAAAACGATGACAGAAGAAAAAT GAATATGGTTGTCTATTCTAGCATAACACCAGGAAGCTCTAATGATCCTTCTCTTGGCTCTTG GAAATTTTGGATCATTGGCACAATATTCTCAATACTTGCATCCTTTTTGAGGGGAAAATGGGGACCTTTGTTGCAACTGAAAG AGAAAgttgaaacaaaaatacatgAAGCACATCGAGTTGCAGACATTATAGAAGAAGTGGCTGAAGAGGTTGATAAGGTGGCAGAAGAGGCCGTGCAACATCTTCCAGAGGGAAAATTTCGTCACGCTGTAGAACTTGTTGAAAAAGTTGCTGAAGATGTCGATAAGCGTGCCGAACGTGTTGAAGATACATTAGAAAAG GTTGAGAACGTGGAAAAGGAGTTGGATTCCTTATTTACTGAATCAACCAGTCATCACGAAAGTAGCGCAACGACGACTTCAGAAGCAAAAGAACAGAAATAG
- the LOC106764450 gene encoding uncharacterized protein LOC106764450 isoform X1 — MAHTIFTQTITCIAVGTFGRFPASKIDHHIRFNSRIKHYRFSVPEKNLALRFQNDDRRKMNMVVYSSITPGSSNDPSLGSCRKFWIIGTIFSILASFLRGKWGPLLQLKEKVETKIHEAHRVADIIEEVAEEVDKVAEEAVQHLPEGKFRHAVELVEKVAEDVDKRAERVEDTLEKVENVEKELDSLFTESTSHHESSATTTSEAKEQK; from the exons ATGGCACATACAATCTTTACTCAGACGATTACTTGCATAGCCGTCGGGACATTCGGTAGATTTCCAGCTTCAAAAATTGATCATCACATTCGATTCAACTCCAGAATCAAACACTACCGCTTCTCAGTTCCAGAAAAGAACCTAGCTTTGAGATTTCAAAACGATGACAGAAGAAAAAT GAATATGGTTGTCTATTCTAGCATAACACCAGGAAGCTCTAATGATCCTTCTCTTGGCTCTTG CAGGAAATTTTGGATCATTGGCACAATATTCTCAATACTTGCATCCTTTTTGAGGGGAAAATGGGGACCTTTGTTGCAACTGAAAG AGAAAgttgaaacaaaaatacatgAAGCACATCGAGTTGCAGACATTATAGAAGAAGTGGCTGAAGAGGTTGATAAGGTGGCAGAAGAGGCCGTGCAACATCTTCCAGAGGGAAAATTTCGTCACGCTGTAGAACTTGTTGAAAAAGTTGCTGAAGATGTCGATAAGCGTGCCGAACGTGTTGAAGATACATTAGAAAAG GTTGAGAACGTGGAAAAGGAGTTGGATTCCTTATTTACTGAATCAACCAGTCATCACGAAAGTAGCGCAACGACGACTTCAGAAGCAAAAGAACAGAAATAG